tgtaaaggtcaccacatcacagatgtatttcacacgaggttatacttttcatacatatgactatggtagacagcgggcgaccagtaactatggaatatgtgtgaaaggggaaacatatttctacgggatcttgacggagattattgaagtcgaatttccagggatactgaagctgaaatgcgtcctcttcaaatgtgaatggttcgaccccgtcgtcaacagaggtgttcggtctaacaaattcggtgtagttgatgtcaacggtggacgaaggtacaacaaattcgagcctttcatcttagcttcacaagcagaccaagttagcttccttccataccctcggatgagagatttaggtataaattggttagcagtgatcaaagttacacctcgaggacgaatcatcagtggagaagaaccaccattgcaagaagaacagataaatgaagtcgatgaacctgaacaagaaattgatgacatccttctcattgatccgcataatcacgagtacgaagatcttaccgatgatgccacagacgaagctgttgaagacgagtttaatgaaaatgatgatgtttctagtgatgacgagaatgtcgatgtatccgattgatgtatttgttttatgaataagatgagggggtttattttatgaataaggtaatgccggaagtttgttttatgaataagcaaatgtgggaattgtggtttggaatatatgaagtagaaaattaattaaagatgggggtttgggtttcgggtttcgggtttggggtttcgggtttggggtttcgggtttcgggtttcggattctagggatttaaacataacactcgttaattccacgtaagcacaaatcgtcgtaaagtcctcgtagttcaacgaggaaataacgacgaaatataaaaataaagaacgcgggactcgttaatttcacgtaggatgaaatcgtcgtaaataccacgtaggatgtaatcgtcgtaaaaaccacgtaggatgaaatcatCGTAAATAaaacgtaagacaacgaggaaataacgacgaatcctaaaaataaagatggggtttggaatatatgaagtagaaaataaggaatatggggtttggggtttggggtttggggtttggggtttcgggtttcgggtttggggtttcgggtttggggtttcgggtttgggggttggagtttggggtttcgggttttggatttcgggtttcgtgtttcgggtttggggttctagggatttaaccataacactcgttaaaaataacgacgaaacttaaaattaaagatggggtttggaatatatgaagtagaaaattaaagatgggagtttgggtttcgggtttcgggtttcgggtttcgggtttcgggtttcgggtttcgggtttgggggttggggtttcgggtttcgggtttggggtttgaggtttcgggtttcggttttggggtttcgggtttggggtttcgggtttcgggtttcagattctagggatttaaacatatcactcgttaattccacgtaagcacaaatcgtcgtaaagtcctcgtagttcaacgaggaaataacgacgaaatataaaaataaagaacgcgggactcgttaattccacgtaggatgaaatcgtcgtaaataccacgtaggatgtaatcgtcgtaaataccacgtaggatgtaatcgtcgtaaaaaccacgtaggatgaaatcgtcgtaaataaaacgtaagacaacgaggaaataacgacgaatcctaaaaataaagatggggtttggaatatatgaagtagaaaataaggaatatggggtttggggtttggggtttggggtttcgggtttcgggtttgaggtttcgggtttggggtttcgggtttcgggtttcgggttctagggatttaaccataacactcgttaaaaataacgacgaaacttaaaattaaagatggggtttggaatatatgaagtagaaaattaaagatgggggtttgggtttcgggtttcgggtttggggttttgggtttcgggtttcgggtttgggggttggggtttggggtttcgggtttggggtttcgggtttcgggttttgggtttcgggttttgggtttggggtttcgggtttcgggtttcggattctagggatttaaacataacactcgttaattccacgtaagcacaaatcgtcgtaaagtcctcgtaggatgaaatcgtcgtaaataccatgtaggatgaaatcgtcgtaaataccacgtaaaaggatttaaacaaaacactcgttaattccacgtaagcagaaatcgtcgtaaagaccacgtaaaaggatttaaacataaaacccgttaattccacgtaagtacaaatcgtcgtaaatatctcgtagtgtaaaaactagaaaaaaaggaaaaggagagaaataccagattaacatgtggcaagacttacagcaattataatacgtaagtctcgctcacatgaattctaatatcttctccttttcctatttttttcaaatatttataatttgaataggattttgctgaggaatgtgatttgagataaggtatgatttgggagtttgtgtgtagtttgagaatgagagttgtgggtatatttataggaaagcaagcctcgttaattcctcgtaagctaaatcgtcgttaatacctcgtataaaaaacacgggcctttgtgattcctcgcaatttcctcgtaaaaaaaaacacgggcctttgtaactgctcgctatttcgtcgtaaacttacgaggaatttgcgacgatatgtaatcttatatatacacccgagcgctcactctttctttcctctctacttcctctctacttcctctccatttcgtagcaatggtaagcctctctgattcctctataatttggttagtttaggatagattaggtggttagtatagggaatttagataggtttgcggattttatgttatttagtgttgattaggtggataatgttgggaaatatattgttgatgttaattttaaaaatttcatttttttcccaggttcgaaaaggaagacttactgcccattacagagagatcttcgatgagccgggtagtcgtttagacccggcctcttcttccgctcccggttcttcgggtcaggagactgtccccgagactcagtacactcagagtgtctctgggtctacttcttctagtgcaccatcggctcctcatgtgcctcctccgatgcctcctcatgtgcctcctccgatggcacctccgatggccgccgatattcatcctgatttgatggtgcctcctagtgctccttactcgcagtacactgtagaggactttctcagtctgccaggcagagaaggtttaccagtcatcgacccagaccgaccggacggaactttgtggtatgttgcattaatttttttttaattcgtttaaatttcttttataacattaaaaaattatttatattttaaatttgtattttccaggtggggggttgacagatgtcttgcatcggacgtaaccaacacgatcaagggttacttctccatgccacatccaaactggagtaagacgcctcactacgtcagaaagacgtggttcaaaatttacgctgtaagtttctattaattaattatatatactttaattttttcatgatttatatatatactttctaaaaaactaattgttaatttattttttccaacagcaaaaatataattgggccttggggatcactgagagggtgaggaagaagtttaacgaaaactcgcttgttggacacggtctccaactggaagggtgactggatcgtgaaggggtatgagcgtggcaaacccacTGAGcacaccacggatgtgtgggatggcctcatccgttattggcgccttcctgattccattagaatcgcccagggttgctctaactcccgtaacacggtcgatgagcacggaaacgggccgatgcttcacactacgggccaaaaaccccacgccggtgtccgtttggaaatggtaattaaatattttattaaataatttttttaatatatatattaatttattctaactttcttaaatgttttttaggccaaagagacagGACATCTCCCGTcccttatggaactttacgagaggacccacaagaacaaggcgggcgtatttgtagatggcaagtccgagcaaatctacaacgacgtagttgctcagGTTGAAGACCgtcagactcagctgacccagcagtctaccgacggattacccgtcaccttatccacacttgaagtggataagatttacgaggaggtaaattttcaaaaaaattaatttttattattcatttaatttaactttaaatttttacttacaatattattttttgtttttaaggttgtccctaaaaaaaagggacggacgttgggtattggttccgtcaacgatgttccgagagcgacatcgtcttatggtcagcgacgggatgatgaaatcactgagctgcgtagagagtccgctcagctgcgtaacgagttgaccgcgacaacatctcgtatgggtggagtcgagggtttcttggacgttattgcggccacaaatccggaatgggagtccatgttgaggaacatgcgacaacaacatcccattcaaggcgagtcattcgacgtacataacgaggcggatgttacgaggaggagtgatgaattctaccgggcgatgaacgacccttagtttttttttccggttgttgtattatataaattcaaaacttatttatatataaaatattttcatattgatttatttttattttaaattttaatgtattattaaattaaataattttaattattttttaattatatttttaaattctgtaaaataataaaaacgaagtaaattcgtagctaatgtacgacctctttacgtggaaaccttacgaggaaatgacgagaaatactaaacgagtattttacgaggaaccatttacgaggaaataacgaggaaagatttacgagtattttacgaggaaatccttTCGTGGTttttacgtgtattttgcgaggaaactctttcaaggtatttacgtgtagattacgaggaactcttttcgaggtatttacgaggaaatatagcgacgtccttacgtggaatattgacgtggtctttacgacgaatagctctacttcgtctttacgacgaaatatattcctcgctaagttacgacgaattagcgaggaaatatgtgttatgACAGACGAGTAACGAGCAAATGCgcttcctcgctaattcgtcgtaaaacctcttttacgacgaaataacgagaaAAACCgtcctcgttaagattatgttttcttgtagtgaatgaaAACAACATTCATTGTTTTCATGATCATCGCTATGGTGTTTCTGGCACAAACTTCTCATTCAACTAATATAGAAATGTGTGTAAAGCATTGTATTCCAAATCAATGCATGAAAGTGGCTAAGAAGCCTGATCTAGCTTTGTGTGAAGAAGTTTGCAAAAAGTTTTGTGCCAAACAATTAGGCGATCATGAAGAATACATTGTTCCTCCACGAAAAGATGGTGGTGGTTTTTTTACCGGGATAATATGCGATTATATGGCACCTGACGGTTGCCATTGATTCAAATTATGAAAACCACATATCTTTACAATTTCtgagtttttatgaaaaaaGTATGTTTGTTGGTCACATTTGATTTTACTATGTTAATCAATATATTATGAATGTATGtgtctatttttttcttgtgaaataaaatatattattttatctttttgtttgaCACACAACACAAGTAAGAAAATTACGATCCCGTGAACAAATTGATtgatgtattttatattttcactcTTCAAGCTGGGCTCGGTTCAAACGCAATCCCATCGGTTCAGTTAGAAACAAATTGGTATTTTAAAATTGAGTTAAAAATAATAGTTGTAGCATCTTCTCGTCGAAACATGGCACAAACTCGATCAGTTGCTTCACGCTACCTAAACCAGCCAAGTCTCTTCAAAGACAATTTCACATAGCTGCTTCAGTTTTCACTGAGATCCCAAATCTGAAAATAAATTCAGAGACGCCTCTTTGGGCTCCAAGAACTTACATTCAGTGGCGGACCTAGGAGTCTATTTAGACGGGGGCACATAACTTTATTTCATCATATATAGTTGTAAGACTAGAGGAACATTGCATGCATTCGTATAGTTTatgaaaggaaaataaaaaagagttgGGGGCACGTGCCCCCGTATGTCTCCACCTACGTCCGCCACTGCTTACATTTCCATCATGCACCGATATTCGGACTTTTATATGTGGCATGCTCGGCATAGATCCCGAGACTTATCAGAGGGCTTACCTATTCATCACGCTGAGAGATGTTGTCTCCACTGCTACGAGATTGAACACCGATGGGTGCTTCAGTGATGCATCATCGCATTGCCATTGTCGCTGAAACAAGTTTTTAGAGAAATGGATGGATCGTTAAGCTAGTGAAGCGTGTCAGATATCTCCTTTGCTAGATGTTGTGCAAAATTGCAATGGTTACTTGTTTTCTAGACTGTTTTGCTCTTGATGATCATATAATGTAACATCAGATGTCCTCCTTACAGTCTCATAGTGCTCTAAGCACAAATTATGATTATATTTGTAGACTtacattataaaattatatatcgaAATTTggagattgttttttttttttcatttatgttttgcATTTTACTCACTGAGGGAGAAAGTTTTGACAAAATCGTACATGAGGTCTTCGCCTCATACGGCTCCTCGGGGGCCGTAAATAAATATAAGGACCAGATTAGTTTTATTTAGATGCTagaatacatatttataagatgACAAATGTTAAACACTCACAACACTACCGTAGTGTTGCGGCCGCTGGCCCTGCCGCAGATAAGAGAGTTCTTCGGGATCAAGTGTTAACACGCATGTAGATAAATCTGATCTCAGGTTCCACATTCATACGTTGTTCCGTGATATGTATATCGCAATCAAAGATCTAGGATACACATGCACATATTCATCCAACGATCAACATTTTACACAAACTTAGGCTGAACTATTATGGCCAGTTCTGTGTGATCAATATCCAAAGATTTAGAGGGATCTCACCTGAAAAGTGCAGTGTGAGACTGCATCGTTTGGATTGTAGACTTTTCTACTGGCAGAACTTTTGATAGTTGTTTATACCAAGTCCACAAATACACAGTTagtgttaagctagatgggttTCTAATCTAAAACCTgttggtgataagtggagtggttgatatcactcaaattatcctaaggagtgatttatactctctcaaataagagatcgagttgtagtacttagggatcgaatccacggGGAGCTAGAGAACCAATTAAATCTAATTAagttgattaagctaggttgattattattaaatgtaaaagACATGTTTGTGATTAagttaattgctcgattgattgattggagtttgatggaaggatggttgctagatctagggtttctattcaggtaatcaggattataatcctacaaatgcctaacaagttgcatgcatgatattgtagagctcaacacttataaacgaACCACTAGGCTCCCACTTTCTAGGTTCGTCTActgaccagtgtcgatcgatgattctatttgattatcgatcgatacactatTTGAAACGTCGACTGATTATTCTatttgaatatcgatcgacgttatTGGTCAAACGttaatgcgcgggttgaatgtgctcactaagctcactagatcagctctcgccttgctctagcaagtcttagctcaattagaatggtttcaggatgagatgaaagctatcgcttatatctaacaatcctagggcaagttctaggtagctaatctagaatcatACATTAATGAtaatcctaaagatgaatatcacaacgtagcaatctatagttggggctaatctctcataacctatctgaaccctaaacttaataggtggatctattcagacatgaagttgtcacagaaaatcatagatgaatagataagAAATTGTAATAGATATAAAAAACCAATGGAGTTTCAGGAGGaatctgaaggagttcctcctttctctcctaactaagaactatgaattaaagaaagatttgatagcgtagccgtcaacagtggcttataaataacataaatagggtctCTGGTCGTCCAAGAgtattctggtaatttttggttgcttctgggcttcagtcggtcataaaatatgttcagctcatattctggcatcaccgtcgatcgacaccaatgctgtttcatcaatcgacagtccttcatctcctcgacagcttcctctcgcgaggcagactgaccactcttctgtaaaacgggcataacctCTGCTACTGGATgatgattgacctcaaactggcagaattggaaagctaactcaaagttATATCTTGTATCAAAAGATGGGCTTAAACTAACCGtaggaaggtctccatccatagctaaacatctgacgcgtctgtgcagttctacacctcaaaaggctccaaaatcaccacattTCTCCACAACGTACCTGAAcctataaatactttaaaagtactctatatagtagtaattagttattaaaacacttattaaccatggctaaaagcgggtaaaatccatggtctatcagtggctcatctatcttatatattatttaggatCCTTTCCAACTACCAATATGAGATACTTTCTGTCTAATAcgccccctcgagatgatggctctttgagtgtcaatctcggaatgttcgGACAAGGATCGATGGACCAACTTTGGACTAGATCAATGTGGATCGGATCGGACTACGTGGATCGGGccctgataccatgttaagctagatggacgtctaacctaaaaccaattggtgataagtggagcggcacatctatcttatatattatttaggatCCCTTCCAGCTATCGATGTGAGACACTTTGTGTCTAATAGTTAGTAATTTAGTATAATGGGCATCCATCAAAATCTAGTAGATGCAAGGAACTTATGGGTtccttaaaaactatttttggttAGAGAAtactaattattttcttaatgtattatggattttttttaagaaaaaaattgtgaacGCAAATATGGAACATTCGAGGTTTAGGAATAAAAGAGCTTATATAAACCAAAACGAAAAGAAAGAGTAACAGTCAAGATGCCAGCTCTGGAAAATATATTTCTAGCTATTGGTTACAAATTAAAGACAGCCATTTGCCACTTAGATATGCATGGtgttgattgatatttttaacATGAACAGttagttatgatttattcaTAGAAAATAGTTGTTAAGACTTAAGAAAACCAAACAGTATAACATACCTCAAAATATTTACCCAAAAAAGGAACATTCAACAAATTTACATCCTAATAACTCCTAAAATCAGCTAATACTATTTatactatatacatatataaatacatcTACATCAACTCAACATTCTCACCAAATCATCTTATTTCGAAATTACAATAAACAAACATACACCATTAGAAAAGTGCAAAAATCAGAATACTTAGAATATGGCAATTCAAATGTCAAAGAAAGTTGCAAGTGTTTTGattattgtaattttatttacaataacTTTTTCAGCACAAGTCTCTCATTCTAAAACGATAGATGTGGGGTGTGTAAAAAACTGTATTGTGAATCAATGCATGAAAGCATCAAAGAAGGCGACTCCAGCAACATGTGCCAATCCTTGCAAGACAATATGTACTGCAACGGGTATTAAGAGTTACATCATTCCACGAGGTGGTGGTCGTGATCCAGTGAAAGCATTTTGCATAACATTTAAATGGTTCTGCAAAAATTAATAGAGAAGTACATAATTGTATAATTtctatgtatatgatatatatttacattttcatATCATATATCGATTAATATCTCATGtatgtgtttatttttcttctgaaaaagaaaaactaataatTTGAATCATGGTATAATCACACTGAACGATTAGTTGAAGACTCTcgtagatcctaaaatctacactatgtatttgatagtgatcgggagttTAATCTAGGGAAGAtaaaatgatgtaggcaacgatataTTTATAACACAATGATGTAATCAATTTCCAGAAGgcaaaaatggactttattgatgaataagggTGAATACAATGAATGAATTGAGATCGAATGTTACAAGTGAGATCGATAAGATAAAAAGCTAAAGCTAGATGAAAACAAGGTCGAAGTGtgggtgtagctctctctagggttttcaacgtgtgCTTCTTCATGTGCCTCGATCTCCTTTTGTAGTGGATTGAGTCCGGAATCTTCGCAACCGTTCCGCGATCTCTGGCTCCTCGAATCGATCACTTCCTACTCGCCGCAGCCGGGCCTCTTTGTTGGTCGTGTGGCCCAAATCATTTAGGCCCAATTGCCTAATTGGTtgaaattgggtccaacaacTCTAGGCTCTTAGAAGTTGTTCATGCCAACAACACATCTAGCAGATTGTAATGAATAGGTTATCCATCAATATTTCAAACTCATCAAATAGTTGTTTAGATTAATACGTTGCCATAAATTGCAACCTATAGAAAcctattaaattatatatcctCATTAAGCTAACTCATAGCATGccgatttatatttaatttatggtAGTGATTTCACCTTGGCTCATGTTCTATCTAACATTAGGTGTAACACATGACAAATCTATCAGGAATTAAAATAATCAGCCTTCTCAAAAACTTAATTCAATCAAATTTCTGGCAGCTATTCCTTCGACTACCGGCAATGGCTTGTCTCCTTCACCCTATCATATGATATAGCAAATTTGAAAATCTTTGAAAGACCAAAGTACACAAATTTAGTTAGTAATATAagaatgattttctttttttcccgCCTTGATACAGTGGTCACGAAAAGCTTGATGTAGCAACAAGTCTTGATAACCCTCTGCCTTGCGCTTGCTTCAATGGTACCGATAATTCTCTGCTGGCGGTTTATTTTTCGTATGTTGTGAGTGATGTTGATACTTTGGCTGGAATCGCGAGGAGCTACCAACTGTGTGATCAATATCTAAACATTTAGATGGATCTAACCTGAACAGTGCAACGTGAGTGTTTCGTTTGGATTGTAGGCTTTTCTACTGGCAGAACTCAACTTTTATAGTTATACCAATTCCAGACAGTTAGTAGCTTAGCATAATGGGCATCCATCAAAATCTAGAAGATACAAGGAACTTTTGTTTTCCTTAAAAACTAATTCTTAGCTTAAATGCTAAATATTTGCTTAATGTATGGATATTGTGAACGCAAATATTAGCATTTGAGGTTCATGAATATAACTTACCCAACAACAAAGAAAGAGCAACAATCAAGATGCCACCTCTGGAAAATATCTTTCCAGTTCTCGAATACGTGGTTACAAATTAAAGACAAGCATTTTCCAGTTAGAAATACCTCGCGTAGATTGATATTATCAGTGTTAAgaattagttatgatttattcaTAGAAAATAGTTGTTAAGATGACCAAACAATATAAGATACCTCAACATATTTACCCAAAAAAGGAATAGAAAGCAAATTAACATCCTAGTAACTTCTTTAAAACAACTAATTGATACTAATATCactaacatatataaatacatcAACTCAACATTCTTACCAAATCATCTTATTTCAAAATCACAATAAACAAACATATACAATTAGAAAGGTGTAAAAATCACAATACTTACAATATGGCAATTCaaacatcaaaaaaaattgCTAGTGTGTTGATTGTTGTAATCTTATTTACAATAACTTTTTCAGCACAAGTTTCTCATTCTAAAACGATAGATGTAGGGTGTGTAAAAAATTGTATTGTGAATCAATGCATGAAAGCATCAAAGAAGGCGACTCCAGCAACATGTGACAATCCATGCAAGACAATATGTACTGCAACGGGTATTAAGAGTTACATCATTCCACGAGGTGGTGGTCGTGATCCAGTGAAAGCATTTTGCATAACATTTAAATGGTTCTGTAAAAATTAACAGAGAAGTACATAATTGTATAATTtctatgtatatgttatatatttacattttcatATCATATATCGATTAATATCTCATGtatgtgtttatttttcttcggaaacaaaaaaaaaactaataatttgAATCATGGTATAATCACACTAAACGATTAGTTGAAGACTCTATGCTCTTAGAAGTTGTTCATGCCAACAACACATCTAGCAGATTGTAATGAATAGGTTATCCatcaatatttcaaaaataaactcATCAAATAGTTGTTTAGATCAATACGTTGCCATAAATTGCAACCTATAGAAAccta
This region of Brassica napus cultivar Da-Ae chromosome C5, Da-Ae, whole genome shotgun sequence genomic DNA includes:
- the LOC125586917 gene encoding uncharacterized protein LOC125586917, which gives rise to MAIQTSKKIASVLIVVILFTITFSAQVSHSKTIDVGCVKNCIVNQCMKASKKATPATCDNPCKTICTATGIKSYIIPRGGGRDPVKAFCITFKWFCKN